Proteins co-encoded in one Polaromonas vacuolata genomic window:
- a CDS encoding IS30 family transposase produces the protein MIYTHLTRDERYQIAILVKANFNQSEIAKMMDRDKSSISRELRRNRGLRGYRPKQANDKAQERRLACANSPRVADSTWAVVEEKLAEAWSPEQISGHLEASHQPGVSYESIYQYIYADKRAGGTLHKTLRCQKTRKKRSSGRERRGTISHQVSIELRPDIVLERARFGDWEADLVIGAGQKQALVTINERVSRYSIIFHVPFKTAQAVGDALITLLKPFAHCVHTLTTDNGKEFSQHERIASALSADFFFAHPYASWERGANENMNGLIRQFFPKGMRFNCITDDDIALAMHRLNHRPRKCLGYRTPHQVFMEQLESYQHTVALQA, from the coding sequence ATGATTTACACACACCTCACCCGTGACGAACGTTACCAGATTGCAATCCTCGTCAAAGCAAACTTCAATCAAAGTGAAATTGCAAAAATGATGGACCGTGATAAATCGAGCATCAGCCGTGAGTTGCGTCGTAACCGCGGTCTACGAGGCTATCGCCCTAAGCAGGCAAATGACAAAGCCCAAGAACGTAGACTTGCCTGCGCCAATAGTCCTAGAGTTGCTGACTCGACATGGGCTGTAGTGGAGGAAAAGTTGGCTGAGGCTTGGAGCCCCGAGCAAATCAGCGGCCACCTCGAAGCTAGCCACCAACCCGGTGTTAGCTATGAGAGCATTTACCAGTACATCTACGCTGACAAACGCGCGGGCGGCACCTTGCATAAAACACTGCGTTGCCAGAAGACGCGAAAAAAACGCAGCAGTGGCCGTGAACGGCGCGGCACCATCTCTCACCAGGTCTCAATAGAACTGCGACCCGACATCGTGCTTGAGCGTGCGCGCTTTGGCGACTGGGAGGCTGATCTGGTGATTGGTGCCGGGCAGAAGCAAGCACTAGTGACGATTAATGAGCGTGTCTCTCGCTATTCAATAATTTTCCACGTGCCATTCAAAACAGCGCAAGCCGTAGGGGACGCGTTAATCACTTTACTCAAACCGTTCGCTCATTGCGTGCACACTCTCACGACTGATAACGGCAAGGAATTTTCTCAGCATGAACGAATAGCTTCTGCGCTGAGTGCAGATTTCTTTTTCGCCCATCCATACGCCTCGTGGGAGCGTGGGGCGAACGAGAATATGAACGGTTTGATTCGCCAGTTTTTCCCAAAGGGGATGCGCTTTAATTGCATAACCGACGATGACATTGCTTTAGCGATGCACAGGCTCAATCATCGTCCTAGAAAATGTTTAGGGTATCGAACGCCGCATCAGGTTTTTATGGAACAGTTAGAGTCCTATCAGCATACGGTTGCACTTCAAGCTTGA
- a CDS encoding EAL domain-containing protein, translated as MTTAAPINAPITLRSTKFIIEQDGNPCADCGSDQKLAFKFSYAFQPIVDIQKREIFAHEALVRGINGESALSVLENITEANRYRFDQACRVKAIKLAAALKMSTMLSINFMPNAIYRPEVCIRTTIKSARSFGFPLERVMFETVEGECISDGKWLAEVFRQYQRFGFLTAIDDFGSGFAGLNLLADFQPDMMKFNMGFIRDIDKRKTSQVIVRGVTRICEELGIRIIAEGIETLDEIQF; from the coding sequence TTGACTACTGCAGCTCCTATCAACGCACCCATCACTTTACGCTCCACCAAATTCATCATTGAACAAGATGGCAACCCTTGTGCTGACTGCGGCAGTGATCAAAAGTTGGCTTTCAAGTTCAGCTACGCATTTCAGCCAATAGTCGACATCCAAAAACGTGAGATCTTTGCCCACGAGGCTTTGGTTCGTGGAATCAACGGCGAATCAGCATTGAGCGTCCTTGAGAATATTACTGAGGCAAACCGCTACCGCTTCGACCAAGCTTGCCGAGTGAAGGCCATCAAGTTGGCGGCGGCGTTAAAAATGTCGACGATGTTGTCCATCAATTTCATGCCCAATGCGATTTATCGACCTGAGGTGTGTATTCGCACCACCATTAAATCGGCGCGGTCATTTGGATTCCCTTTAGAGCGCGTCATGTTCGAGACCGTTGAAGGTGAGTGCATCAGCGACGGGAAATGGTTGGCGGAGGTGTTTCGTCAGTACCAGCGCTTTGGCTTTTTAACAGCCATTGATGACTTTGGTTCTGGTTTTGCTGGACTCAACTTGTTGGCAGATTTTCAGCCTGATATGATGAAATTTAATATGGGTTTTATTCGCGACATTGATAAGCGCAAGACCAGTCAAGTCATCGTGCGGGGCGTAACGCGTATTTGCGAGGAATTGGGAATCCGAATCATCGCTGAGGGAATCGAGACCCTTGATGAAATTCAGTTTTAA
- a CDS encoding transposase: MPKPLSNPKTRRAFDTDFKLQVVQMVKTQGVSISQVYKDMELGPTAVKYLLGQFEAEQSGHSGIGKPLTANHQRIR; this comes from the coding sequence ATGCCAAAACCCTTAAGTAATCCTAAAACTAGAAGAGCCTTTGACACAGACTTCAAACTGCAAGTCGTACAAATGGTTAAAACGCAAGGCGTGAGCATCAGCCAAGTGTACAAAGACATGGAACTTGGGCCCACCGCTGTCAAATACTTGTTGGGTCAGTTTGAGGCAGAGCAGTCTGGCCACAGCGGCATAGGCAAGCCGCTGACCGCAAATCACCAGCGGATCAGGTAG
- a CDS encoding IS6 family transposase — protein MLAAKGVRFPIDIILVCIRWYAAYPLSYRQLEEMMQERGVFVDHSSINRWAIRFLPLLEKVLRKHKRPVGGSWRMDETYIKVNGVWKYLYRAVDKEGKTVDFLLTARRDKAAALRFFDKAMKASSVPERVTMDKSGANKAAMDEINGRGETLIIVRQVKYLNNIVEQDHRAIKRVTRPMLNFKSFRAARNVLAGIELMHMIRKGQLMLQGCSELSFADQFYALAGKIRLV, from the coding sequence ATGCTGGCTGCTAAAGGAGTGCGCTTTCCGATCGACATCATTTTAGTTTGCATTCGCTGGTATGCAGCGTATCCGTTGAGCTATCGCCAACTGGAGGAAATGATGCAGGAACGCGGCGTATTTGTAGACCATTCTTCGATCAACCGCTGGGCAATACGGTTTCTGCCTTTGCTTGAAAAAGTGTTACGCAAGCACAAGCGCCCGGTGGGCGGCAGCTGGCGGATGGATGAAACCTATATCAAGGTCAACGGCGTCTGGAAATACCTGTACCGTGCAGTGGACAAGGAAGGCAAAACGGTCGACTTCTTGCTGACGGCCAGGCGCGACAAGGCTGCAGCCCTGCGGTTCTTTGACAAAGCCATGAAGGCCAGTAGTGTTCCCGAGAGGGTCACGATGGACAAAAGTGGCGCCAACAAGGCGGCCATGGATGAAATCAATGGCAGAGGTGAGACATTGATCATCGTGCGACAGGTGAAGTATCTCAACAACATTGTGGAACAGGACCATCGGGCCATCAAACGCGTCACCAGGCCGATGCTGAATTTCAAGTCATTTCGGGCCGCCAGAAATGTCCTCGCCGGCATCGAACTCATGCACATGATTCGAAAAGGTCAGCTCATGCTGCAAGGCTGCAGCGAGCTGTCTTTTGCCGACCAGTTTTATGCATTGGCAGGAAAAATCCGCCTTGTTTGA
- a CDS encoding sigma-54-dependent transcriptional regulator — translation MSDANTILIVDDDDEARWALSNFVRKLGFIPLMAESGRVALISISTKKIDAVLLDVCMPDLGGHEVLKQIRERHDIPVIMITGQGHTQDAAMSLRSGANDYITKPYDHHTLERSLRRVLAKPIPRFEPERRLLPRTLTRPEKAETLACLIESMGLGAKAQKVIHAVKHVAPTDLTVLLHGETGTGKELVSRAIHDLSARRSGPFIALDCGAIPESLIERELFGHEKGAFTGASQSAPGMFELAQGGTLLLDEISSLPLLMQTRLIRVVEAREYRPLGGSQTRRLSARIIAASNVNLEQMIQKKEFRSDLYYRLKEYPIIIPPLRERKEDIPDLVQHFLDIERREHRTAVTGISEEGLKLLQHQNWPGNVRELRNTIRHALVLNMDQNGLLTADALNEHFGLSIAAEDYRKTFINDFGETPIEQLTQSSWDSLFPPDLNNSARDQGKQISFKDRLNSAHNYVERKILYHVLGVANNNKALAARLLQMDYKTLNGKLKFHKIND, via the coding sequence ATGTCTGACGCAAACACAATACTTATAGTGGACGACGACGATGAAGCACGCTGGGCCCTGTCCAACTTCGTTCGGAAATTAGGCTTTATACCGCTAATGGCTGAGTCCGGACGAGTTGCTCTAATAAGCATATCAACAAAGAAAATAGATGCAGTATTACTTGATGTTTGTATGCCTGATTTGGGTGGTCACGAGGTTCTAAAACAAATCCGAGAGAGGCATGACATACCTGTGATCATGATCACAGGTCAGGGACATACGCAGGATGCGGCGATGTCGCTTAGAAGCGGCGCCAACGATTACATTACCAAACCGTACGACCACCACACACTTGAACGCAGTTTGAGGCGCGTACTGGCAAAGCCGATTCCACGCTTCGAGCCAGAGAGGCGATTGTTGCCACGGACTTTGACACGACCTGAAAAAGCTGAGACATTGGCGTGTCTAATTGAATCTATGGGGCTAGGAGCGAAAGCCCAGAAAGTTATTCATGCTGTAAAACACGTTGCACCGACAGATTTAACGGTTCTATTACATGGAGAAACAGGAACTGGTAAGGAACTAGTATCGAGGGCGATACATGACCTTAGCGCCCGCAGAAGTGGGCCGTTCATTGCACTTGACTGTGGTGCCATCCCAGAGTCCCTGATTGAACGTGAGCTGTTCGGTCATGAGAAGGGGGCTTTTACCGGTGCCAGTCAGTCCGCACCTGGTATGTTCGAACTAGCCCAAGGTGGAACTCTTCTACTTGATGAAATCAGTAGTCTTCCGCTGCTGATGCAGACCCGGCTCATTCGAGTAGTCGAGGCCCGAGAATATCGGCCACTAGGTGGTTCACAAACGCGACGATTAAGTGCCCGCATCATAGCGGCCAGTAACGTAAATCTAGAGCAGATGATTCAAAAAAAAGAGTTTCGTTCGGATCTCTATTACCGTTTAAAAGAATATCCCATAATTATTCCCCCCTTACGTGAACGCAAAGAAGATATTCCTGATTTAGTTCAACATTTTTTGGATATTGAGCGCAGAGAACATCGGACAGCTGTCACAGGCATATCGGAAGAAGGTCTTAAATTACTTCAGCATCAAAACTGGCCGGGTAATGTGCGCGAATTACGTAATACGATCCGCCACGCGTTGGTATTGAATATGGATCAGAACGGCCTACTTACCGCAGATGCTCTTAATGAACATTTTGGATTGTCGATTGCGGCTGAGGATTATAGAAAAACATTTATTAACGATTTTGGCGAAACACCAATCGAGCAACTTACACAGAGCTCATGGGATTCATTATTTCCACCCGACTTGAATAACTCAGCACGGGATCAGGGAAAACAAATATCGTTCAAGGATAGACTTAACTCAGCACATAATTATGTAGAACGAAAAATTTTATATCACGTACTTGGGGTAGCAAATAATAATAAAGCATTGGCTGCACGGTTACTTCAAATGGATTATAAAACGTTAAATGGCAAACTTAAATTTCATAAAATTAATGATTAA
- a CDS encoding IS6 family transposase produces the protein MLAAKGMRFPIDIILVCIRWYAAYPLSYRQLEEMMQERGVFVDHSSINRWAIRFLPLLEKVLRKHKRPVGGSWRMDETYIKVNGVWKYLYRAMDKEGKTVDFLLTARRDKAAALRFFDKAMKASSVPERVTMDKSGANKAAMDEINGRGETLIIARQVKYLNNIVEQDHRAIKRVTRPMLNFKSFRAARNVLAGIELMHMIRKGQLMLQGCSELSFADQFYALAGKIRLV, from the coding sequence ATGCTGGCTGCTAAAGGAATGCGCTTTCCGATCGACATCATTTTAGTTTGCATTCGCTGGTATGCAGCGTATCCGTTGAGCTATCGCCAACTGGAGGAAATGATGCAGGAACGCGGCGTATTTGTCGACCATTCTTCGATCAACCGCTGGGCAATACGGTTTCTGCCTTTGCTTGAAAAAGTGTTACGCAAGCACAAGCGCCCGGTGGGCGGCAGCTGGCGGATGGATGAAACCTATATCAAGGTCAACGGCGTCTGGAAATACCTGTACCGTGCAATGGACAAGGAAGGTAAAACGGTCGACTTCTTGCTGACGGCCAGGCGCGACAAGGCTGCAGCCCTGCGGTTCTTTGACAAAGCCATGAAGGCCAGTAGTGTTCCCGAGAGGGTCACGATGGACAAAAGTGGCGCCAACAAGGCGGCCATGGATGAAATCAATGGCAGAGGTGAGACATTGATCATCGCGCGACAGGTGAAGTATCTCAACAACATTGTGGAGCAGGACCATCGGGCCATCAAACGCGTCACCAGGCCGATGCTGAATTTCAAGTCATTTCGGGCTGCCAGAAATGTCCTCGCCGGCATCGAACTCATGCACATGATTCGAAAAGGTCAGCTCATGCTGCAAGGCTGCAGCGAGCTGTCTTTTGCCGACCAGTTTTATGCATTGGCAGGAAAAATTCGCCTTGTTTGA
- a CDS encoding response regulator produces MNKDPTPLPQTSAQRNSVLIIDDEPGVRWSLQHLLESNGYAVASAASGIEALKSLKTAKYCIVLVDAKLPDIDGIDLARRIRIETPCQAPLILVSGYFYDDDVVVREVLRSGLFTAFATKPIVHETLIRLVKVALLKL; encoded by the coding sequence GTGAATAAAGACCCGACTCCATTGCCACAGACCTCAGCGCAGCGCAATAGTGTATTGATCATCGATGACGAGCCTGGTGTTCGCTGGTCCCTGCAGCATCTCTTGGAAAGCAATGGTTACGCGGTCGCGAGTGCAGCGTCCGGTATTGAGGCGCTAAAGAGTCTTAAGACCGCGAAGTATTGCATCGTCTTGGTGGATGCCAAACTCCCCGACATTGACGGGATTGATCTGGCACGACGAATTCGGATTGAAACCCCCTGCCAAGCGCCGTTGATTCTTGTCTCCGGCTATTTCTATGACGATGATGTAGTCGTCAGAGAGGTTCTGAGATCAGGACTTTTTACCGCTTTTGCTACGAAACCGATTGTTCACGAGACACTTATTCGTCTTGTCAAAGTTGCACTTTTGAAGCTCTAG
- a CDS encoding PAS domain-containing sensor histidine kinase — MATRREWSNILLSSDKWQEHLYDMLLESIPSSVLLVDRSLRVMSANRNFLEKARRDERSTIGASLNDVFPTPILEFTRVEEKVRRVFEQGELLRGEQITYRAPGIPTRMYYYTVVPVKADGRVECAMILMDDITEKVRLVEQAHLVQARLANVVEYANDLLVSADIAGCIVTWNPAAERATGFSSREVQGRAMVDLCDPADREDMRSMIQQMARGQMVSSRELRLVARSGALIPVAWAFSSMRDEAGKVSALVAVGRDLTERHTFEAQLAQNVKLAALGVMAGGIAHELRNPLSVSYSAAQFLKDGAMDPAFQEECIQKILDGINRASGIIENLLRFSRPSEGGNMKVIDLVPVVRETVRLLSNQGALQKVSVSEDYPAGSILINGNTSQLQQVLMNLIVNAYAAMSKGGDLKIAIRSEGGRVTVFVRDTGSGIAESNTAKIFDPFFTTKGAGGGTGLGLSICHTIISQHQGRIDVDSKIGQGSTFTVSLPAR, encoded by the coding sequence ATGGCTACTAGACGCGAATGGTCGAATATTTTATTGTCATCGGACAAATGGCAAGAGCATCTCTACGACATGCTGCTGGAGAGCATCCCGTCCTCAGTGCTGCTGGTGGACCGATCGCTGCGGGTCATGTCGGCGAACCGCAATTTCCTCGAAAAAGCCCGCCGCGACGAGCGTTCGACGATAGGCGCATCCCTGAACGATGTCTTCCCGACGCCGATTCTGGAATTCACTAGAGTAGAGGAGAAAGTTCGGCGCGTGTTTGAGCAAGGCGAGTTGTTGCGTGGCGAGCAAATTACCTATCGCGCTCCGGGTATTCCAACCCGCATGTACTACTACACGGTGGTTCCTGTCAAGGCCGATGGTCGGGTTGAGTGCGCCATGATCCTGATGGACGATATTACAGAAAAGGTGCGCTTGGTGGAGCAGGCTCATCTGGTTCAAGCGCGTTTGGCGAACGTGGTCGAGTACGCCAATGATCTCTTGGTGTCAGCCGATATCGCAGGCTGCATCGTCACCTGGAACCCGGCTGCCGAGCGAGCCACCGGCTTTTCATCCAGAGAGGTGCAGGGTCGTGCTATGGTCGATTTGTGCGATCCCGCTGATCGTGAAGATATGCGGTCAATGATTCAGCAGATGGCACGAGGGCAAATGGTAAGTTCTAGGGAGTTGCGTCTCGTCGCTCGTTCGGGGGCACTGATCCCGGTGGCATGGGCATTCTCTTCAATGCGCGACGAAGCCGGGAAAGTCAGCGCCTTGGTGGCAGTCGGCCGTGATCTTACTGAGCGACATACGTTCGAAGCGCAACTTGCTCAGAACGTAAAACTGGCCGCGTTGGGGGTCATGGCCGGAGGGATCGCACATGAATTGCGCAATCCGCTGTCGGTCAGCTATTCGGCCGCACAATTTCTGAAAGACGGTGCCATGGACCCCGCATTCCAAGAAGAATGCATACAAAAAATTCTCGACGGTATAAATCGGGCGTCCGGTATTATTGAAAATCTTCTGCGCTTTTCCAGGCCATCGGAGGGAGGCAACATGAAGGTCATCGACCTCGTGCCTGTCGTACGCGAGACCGTCCGTCTCCTTAGCAATCAAGGGGCGCTGCAAAAGGTCAGCGTGTCGGAGGACTATCCTGCAGGCAGCATTCTCATAAACGGCAACACCAGCCAACTCCAGCAGGTGCTCATGAATCTGATTGTTAACGCTTATGCCGCGATGTCCAAAGGCGGTGACCTCAAAATTGCCATCCGCAGTGAAGGTGGGCGGGTAACTGTATTTGTGCGCGACACAGGGTCTGGTATTGCCGAGAGCAATACTGCTAAGATATTTGACCCTTTCTTCACCACAAAAGGCGCAGGCGGTGGTACCGGGCTGGGACTGTCGATTTGTCACACTATCATTAGCCAGCACCAGGGCCGCATCGACGTGGATAGTAAAATAGGCCAAGGTAGCACCTTCACGGTTAGTCTGCCGGCAAGGTAG
- a CDS encoding Hsp70 family protein: protein MSITGNSPSKTPLFSIGIDLGTTHCALAYVDIAASDGETTSYGVLDIPQLTDPGTVGATPLLPSFLYLPHQDELAAGELSLPWSDQQDYAVGEFARTRGALTPIRLVSSAKSWLCHAGVDRHAPILPNEAPAEVAKVSPLEASTRYLAHLRAAWDAAHPEAPFEQQAITVTIPASFDPAARELTAEAVRAAGYAALTLLEEPQAALYSWIQTSAGRWRKDVKPGDIILVIDVGGGTSDFSLIAVLERDGNLELHRVAVGDHILLGGDNMDLALAHLVASKVAQAGTTLDPWQMRALTYACRAAKEVLLSDLDLKTQPIVVPSRGSKLIAGSIRTELTQDEVRSTILEGFFPQVEASARPSSRTRGGLTQLGLPYAQDAGVTRHLAALLGRQVGATAELEGFADKVNQAASFLHPSAVLFNGGVFKADILAARTLATLNDWLAAEESDAARMLAGADLDLAVARGAAYYGYVRRGLGVRIHGGTARAYYVAIESSMPAVPGAEPAMQALCVAPFGMEEETEADLQMQQFGVVVGQAVYLRFFGSSVRRQDRLGTLLDFWQPDELQELGEIQALLSANGRQPGEVIEVTLRSIVTETGTLELTAVATKSDERWKVEFNIMRGNS, encoded by the coding sequence GTGAGCATAACAGGCAATAGCCCAAGCAAGACCCCGCTTTTTTCGATCGGGATCGACCTTGGCACCACCCATTGCGCTCTAGCCTATGTTGACATCGCTGCCAGCGACGGCGAGACCACCAGCTACGGCGTGCTCGATATCCCGCAGCTGACCGATCCGGGAACCGTCGGCGCAACGCCCTTACTGCCATCCTTTCTTTACCTGCCGCACCAAGACGAACTGGCTGCAGGCGAGCTGAGCCTGCCTTGGTCCGATCAGCAAGATTACGCGGTCGGCGAATTCGCGCGAACGCGTGGGGCGCTGACGCCCATTCGTCTGGTCTCGAGTGCCAAAAGCTGGCTATGCCATGCCGGTGTCGATCGACACGCACCGATTTTGCCAAACGAAGCGCCGGCCGAAGTGGCCAAGGTCTCGCCGCTGGAAGCGTCGACCCGTTATTTGGCGCACCTGCGCGCCGCGTGGGACGCAGCCCACCCGGAAGCACCGTTTGAGCAGCAGGCTATTACCGTCACCATTCCGGCCTCGTTCGATCCGGCGGCGCGCGAATTGACAGCCGAAGCGGTCCGCGCGGCCGGCTATGCCGCTTTGACCTTGCTGGAAGAGCCGCAGGCCGCGCTCTACAGCTGGATCCAGACCAGCGCTGGCCGCTGGCGCAAGGATGTCAAGCCGGGTGACATCATTTTGGTGATCGATGTCGGCGGCGGTACTAGCGATTTTTCCCTGATTGCGGTGCTCGAGCGCGATGGCAACCTGGAACTGCACCGGGTGGCGGTCGGCGACCATATCTTGCTGGGCGGCGACAACATGGACCTGGCACTGGCGCATCTGGTGGCCAGCAAAGTAGCCCAGGCCGGCACCACGCTCGACCCGTGGCAAATGCGCGCGCTCACCTATGCCTGCCGCGCGGCCAAGGAAGTGCTGTTGAGCGATTTGGACCTGAAAACGCAGCCGATCGTGGTGCCCAGTCGCGGCTCGAAATTGATCGCCGGCTCGATCCGCACCGAGTTGACCCAAGACGAAGTGCGTAGCACCATTCTGGAAGGATTCTTCCCCCAGGTCGAGGCCTCGGCGCGTCCCAGCAGCCGCACCCGGGGCGGCCTGACGCAACTGGGCTTGCCGTATGCGCAAGATGCAGGCGTCACGCGCCATCTGGCCGCACTGCTCGGACGACAAGTCGGCGCCACCGCTGAACTCGAAGGATTTGCCGACAAGGTCAATCAAGCCGCCAGCTTCCTCCATCCGAGCGCCGTTTTATTCAATGGTGGCGTCTTCAAGGCCGACATCCTGGCAGCGCGTACGCTGGCCACGCTGAATGACTGGCTCGCTGCCGAAGAGTCCGACGCGGCCCGCATGCTGGCCGGCGCCGACCTCGATCTGGCGGTGGCGCGCGGCGCTGCTTATTACGGCTATGTGCGGCGCGGACTAGGCGTGCGCATACATGGCGGCACGGCACGCGCTTATTACGTCGCGATTGAATCATCGATGCCGGCCGTCCCTGGGGCCGAACCGGCAATGCAGGCGCTGTGCGTGGCGCCGTTTGGCATGGAAGAAGAGACCGAGGCGGATTTACAGATGCAGCAGTTCGGCGTGGTCGTCGGTCAAGCTGTGTATTTGCGCTTCTTCGGCTCTTCGGTGCGGCGTCAGGATCGACTTGGCACCTTGCTCGACTTTTGGCAGCCAGACGAACTACAGGAATTGGGCGAAATTCAAGCGTTACTGTCGGCCAACGGTCGCCAACCTGGTGAAGTGATAGAGGTCACGCTGCGCTCCATAGTCACTGAAACCGGCACGCTAGAACTGACTGCAGTGGCTACCAAAAGCGACGAACGCTGGAAGGTGGAATTCAACATCATGCGCGGCAACAGCTAG
- a CDS encoding DUF2760 domain-containing protein, translating to MSNSPPDSNHPQQNKHQHVSFLRRIPLAFCALFRILSNPGFAARVDALRQNNAPLKQASPDAALQLLALLQRDARLIDFTQETLSSYADADIGAAARVVHEGCCKVLREHFTITPVRAEAEGSRITLNDGFDARAIRLTGHVIGQAPFKGSLSHRGWRATEVRLPQLAESHDTTVLAQAEVEL from the coding sequence ATGAGCAACTCGCCGCCAGATTCGAATCACCCGCAGCAAAACAAGCACCAGCACGTTTCTTTTTTGCGCCGCATTCCACTCGCCTTCTGCGCCCTCTTCCGCATTCTGTCTAATCCCGGATTCGCCGCCCGCGTCGATGCCTTGCGCCAGAATAATGCTCCGCTCAAGCAAGCCAGCCCGGACGCAGCACTCCAGCTATTGGCGCTGTTGCAGCGCGACGCGCGCCTGATCGATTTCACCCAAGAGACCCTGAGCAGCTATGCCGACGCCGACATCGGTGCGGCCGCGCGCGTGGTGCATGAAGGCTGTTGCAAGGTGCTGCGCGAGCATTTCACGATCACGCCGGTGCGCGCGGAAGCCGAAGGCAGTAGGATTACCCTGAATGACGGTTTCGATGCACGCGCGATCCGCTTGACCGGCCATGTGATCGGCCAGGCGCCGTTCAAAGGCAGCCTGAGTCATCGCGGCTGGCGCGCCACCGAGGTGCGGCTGCCCCAACTGGCTGAAAGTCACGACACCACAGTGCTGGCCCAAGCCGAGGTGGAGCTGTGA